Genomic DNA from Niallia circulans:
TCGGGTTGTATACACAGTACTGGTTGCCAAATGTACCCCAATGGGTGCCAGGGCTGATTTTACTAGTTATCCTATTATGTATGAACCTTGCAACAGTTAAGCTTTTCGGAGAGATGGAGTTTTGGTTTGCACTAATTAAAGTCATTGCTATTCTAGCTTTAATTGTAGTAGGTTTGTTCATGATATTTAAAGGGATTACAACAGATGCAGGAACAGCGAGTTTTTCTAATCTGTGGAGCCATGGGGGCATGTTCCCGAACGGTATGAACGGATTTATTCTTTCCTTCCAAATGGTCGTGTTTGCCTTTGTTGGAATTGAACTAGTCGGTCTGACTGCAGGCGAAACCGAAAAACCTGAGGTTGTACTGCCAAAAGCAATCAACAGCATCCCGATCAGAATCTTAATATTCTATATCGGTGCGTTAGTTGTTATCATGGGAATTTATCCTTGGAATGCCATTAACCCTGCAGAAAGTCCATTTGTACAAGTATTCTTGACAGTTGGTATTCTTGCAGCAGCAGGTGTAGTCAATTTTGTTGTGTTAACATCTGCAGCATCTGCGTGTAACAGTGCGATTTTTAGTACAAGCAGAATGGTGTTTTCATTGGCGAAAAATGACAATGCACCAGCACCAATGACAAAATTGACAAAAAGACGTGTCCCTGCAAATGCGCTGTATTTCTCACTAGTGGTTATATTAGTAGCAGTTGTGTTGAATTATATTATGCCAGAGGATGTATTTACACTCATTACAAGTATTTCGACTGTATGCTTCCTATTCATATGGGCAATCATCGTTATTTGTCATTTGCGATATAAAAAACAAAAACCAGAATTGGCAAAAAACAACCCATTCAAAATGCCGCTTTACCCGGCTGCCAACTATATCATTTTAGCGTTTTTGGCATTCATCCTAGTTGTGTTAGGATTTGCAGAGGATACTAGAGTTGCATTGTTTGTAACACCAGTTTGGTTCATCTTGCTAATTGCAATCTATCAATTCCGTAAAAAAGTCGTTAGATAAGAACTGGAAAAGACAGCTGGCAGGCTGTCTTTTCCTTTATTTACGAAACCTTAACAAACAAAAAAAAATCTTGACGCTAAGACAAGCATCCGTTATTATAAGTACATCAAGTAAGACAATTTTGTAAGAATATATTACATAAATTGATCCGATAGTTCAGCGGGAGAATACATCCTTGACAGGGATGGGGTCGGGGGTTCGAATCCCTCTCGGATCATCAAGAAAAGGTCACTTTCCAAGAGAAAGTGGTTTTTTTTTATGCCTTGCTATTCCTTATTTGCAAATCTTACAAAAAAGTCAGATGAGGCTTAAACGTAAAATGCAAAGAGCCATGATAAACATGGCTCTTAATTCGTTATGTGACAGTTAGTTAAAATATTTACTTAATGTATAAGCAATTCCGTCTTCTTCATTGGAGCGAGTCACTTCATCCGCGACAGCTTTTAAGTCGTCTACCGCATTAGCCATAGCTACACCGATACCAGCATAATCGACCATAGTAGCGTCATTATGCCCATCCCCAAAAGCAATCATTTCTTCCTTTTTGTAGCCTCTTGGAATAAGAACGGTATCTAACGCCTTTGCTTTATCGATTCCTTGAGCGGTAAATTCAAAGTAAAATGGGGCCGTAAACACACAATTTAACGTATCTTTAAAAGGCTCCATCATGTCTTTATAATGCTGCTGAAGATAATCAGGAGAACCGGCAGTTAGGATTTTATTAAGTGGATAGTCAGCAAAAGCAGCCAAATCTGCTACTTCACATAAGTTGAATTTACCACCGCGAGACTCATATTTTACGATATTCATAGAATTCCCATTATAATCTATTTCATTGTTAAACACGTCATTGACATACATATAGTTATCTTTATCAATCATCGGAATAACTTTAAATTTCTTCATATGTTCAAGCACTGCTTGACCTTGTTCCACTGTCATCGTTTCATTAAACAATACTTCATTTGTTTCACAATCCACCACTTTAGAGCCATTAAAAGAAACTAAAAGGCCATGATGCTTTTCCATTTCTAGTTCTTTGGCAAAATCCAATAATCCTGAAGTGGGCCTGCCTGAGGCTAGAACCAAGATTGCCCCAGCTTTTTGCGCTTTCACTAAGATTTCTTTTGTTTTTGCAGGTATTACCTTGTCATTATTAGTTAATGTCCCATCTACATCCATTATAATTACTTTAATTTCATTCACACGGAGATCCCCCTTATTTTCACAGTAAGTGACTGTAGTTTTCTAAATATCGTATACGCTTTTCTGTTGAATTTCTTTCCTAATCCTAATTTTATAACAATCAATCTAGCATTATCATCAAAATTGGGTTTAATATTTTCAAAATCGTATAATTTAGGAGGGTAACAATGAATTCCGCATTAGAGATTTTTTCAGATTCATCAGAACGAGTAAACTACAATGTACCAGGTTTTCCGTTATATGTTCGAAAAGGCAGACTACTACATTTTGATAAATATGTAGCCACAAATCATTGGCATTAAGATTTAGAGTTTATCGTTGTGCTTGAGGGTTCGATTGAAAGTTTTTCTATTCATAACGGAAATTTATACTTAATGCCAAAAGTAGTTATTCCCCTAAGAAGCATTTCTGTTAAGTACTCCTTTTACTTCCTTTCGAGAGAAAACGAAGGAGATGAAAAAAGCAATAAAACAAGCTGCAGCTAGAAAGATAAACGCAAACTTCATCGAAAATTGTTCATAAATACTGCCACTGATTATTGGAAAAGTGGTCATCCCGAGTGCGTAGACAGCCTGAAAGAAGCCCATCGCAGTAGAACGCTTTTGCTTCGGTATCGATTGGAGTGCCTGAGACGTTATGAGCGAAAATAATATACCTGTACCTAGCCCAGGAATTAATTGTAGAACACAAACAATCACAATGGAACTTGTTTGAGGAACTAAAAGACAGTAGATGCCAAGTAATAGAAAACTAGTATAGATCCACTGTTTTTTTGAAAGCAGTTTAAGAAATTTTGTTGAAGCAAGCTTGGCAAACAAAACGGCAGAAAGCATATAGATGATAGACGAAAACCCAATTTCCATATTTGTAGCACCAAGATCCTTAATGATTTGATTTGTAAAGGACATGGTTGTTGACATTTGCACACCTTGCTGTATTAATGCTAAACACGAGTAAAGCAAGAGGTTTTTATCCTTCATTACTTGCAATAACTCGCTGACACGTAATTTAGGTTGATCGTCAGATGTTGTTGTGTGAAGGAACAGAGAAAGGAGACAGGCGATAAGTCCAGCGCCTAAACTGAAAGCGCAAATCACCATCATGCCGACAATATCATACAGGAAGGTGCTAGTAACAAAACCGAGTAACATACCTGCGTTATTAGCCATAATAATTTTGCTGGTTGCATGAGTTTGGTCTTCATTCTTAAAAAAGCTCATATACA
This window encodes:
- a CDS encoding amino acid permease encodes the protein MQEQKLARGLKNRHVQLIAIGGAIGTGLFLGSGKSIHLAGPSILFAYLFTGIICFLIMRALGELLLSNMQYHSFVDFVQDYLGNMAAFVTGWTYWFCWITIAMADLTAVGLYTQYWLPNVPQWVPGLILLVILLCMNLATVKLFGEMEFWFALIKVIAILALIVVGLFMIFKGITTDAGTASFSNLWSHGGMFPNGMNGFILSFQMVVFAFVGIELVGLTAGETEKPEVVLPKAINSIPIRILIFYIGALVVIMGIYPWNAINPAESPFVQVFLTVGILAAAGVVNFVVLTSAASACNSAIFSTSRMVFSLAKNDNAPAPMTKLTKRRVPANALYFSLVVILVAVVLNYIMPEDVFTLITSISTVCFLFIWAIIVICHLRYKKQKPELAKNNPFKMPLYPAANYIILAFLAFILVVLGFAEDTRVALFVTPVWFILLIAIYQFRKKVVR
- a CDS encoding Cof-type HAD-IIB family hydrolase, which codes for MDVDGTLTNNDKVIPAKTKEILVKAQKAGAILVLASGRPTSGLLDFAKELEMEKHHGLLVSFNGSKVVDCETNEVLFNETMTVEQGQAVLEHMKKFKVIPMIDKDNYMYVNDVFNNEIDYNGNSMNIVKYESRGGKFNLCEVADLAAFADYPLNKILTAGSPDYLQQHYKDMMEPFKDTLNCVFTAPFYFEFTAQGIDKAKALDTVLIPRGYKKEEMIAFGDGHNDATMVDYAGIGVAMANAVDDLKAVADEVTRSNEEDGIAYTLSKYFN
- a CDS encoding MFS transporter, with the translated sequence MQTVQKRQASLILWIVAFFWFAQYVYVPYQTTYLLLAHVSSNLVGAIIGAYGISQLLLRLPVGILADLSSNHKLFILLGTFLAGAASFVRILSPDEIGFLMANILSGTASATWISFMILYMSFFKNEDQTHATSKIIMANNAGMLLGFVTSTFLYDIVGMMVICAFSLGAGLIACLLSLFLHTTTSDDQPKLRVSELLQVMKDKNLLLYSCLALIQQGVQMSTTMSFTNQIIKDLGATNMEIGFSSIIYMLSAVLFAKLASTKFLKLLSKKQWIYTSFLLLGIYCLLVPQTSSIVIVCVLQLIPGLGTGILFSLITSQALQSIPKQKRSTAMGFFQAVYALGMTTFPIISGSIYEQFSMKFAFIFLAAACFIAFFISFVFSRKEVKGVLNRNAS